A stretch of the Psychroserpens sp. Hel_I_66 genome encodes the following:
- a CDS encoding nucleotidyl transferase AbiEii/AbiGii toxin family protein, with protein MSTSNQTYKDYSFQYHGEVYAILEQVFAKNNIVYYLIGANARDVHLYKKGIKPARGTADIDFAVMIPDFHAYNLLFAELCALGFRKVNEPYRLIFDKTNTVLDLMPYGEIEEQYTVNFTERALSLSVLGFKEVGEHIQNVEIPEEGYIIPVTPIEGIFILKLISWQDKPNFRTKDLDDLSFLLKHAWDMYEEEAWADHPDVFEDENFDMQTAAAKIIGKKMAPILAKNSMLFTTIVTILEEGVKEGGNAKNPELAVAQHLNITIEKAKTILTYLLAGITQTTV; from the coding sequence ATGAGCACATCAAACCAAACATATAAAGACTATTCTTTTCAATATCATGGAGAAGTCTATGCAATTTTGGAGCAAGTATTCGCCAAAAATAATATTGTTTATTATTTAATTGGTGCGAATGCTAGAGACGTGCATTTATATAAAAAAGGTATCAAACCTGCGCGAGGTACAGCAGATATCGATTTTGCGGTAATGATTCCAGATTTTCATGCGTATAATTTACTTTTTGCTGAATTATGCGCTCTTGGCTTTAGAAAAGTTAATGAACCTTATCGCTTAATTTTTGATAAAACAAACACGGTTTTAGACCTTATGCCTTATGGCGAAATCGAAGAACAATACACGGTAAACTTTACAGAAAGAGCCCTTTCTTTATCCGTTTTAGGCTTTAAGGAAGTAGGAGAGCACATTCAAAACGTTGAAATACCTGAGGAAGGTTATATAATTCCTGTAACACCTATAGAAGGCATTTTTATTCTAAAGCTTATCTCATGGCAAGATAAACCCAATTTTAGAACAAAGGATTTAGATGATTTATCATTTTTACTAAAACACGCTTGGGATATGTATGAAGAAGAAGCTTGGGCAGACCATCCAGATGTATTTGAAGATGAAAATTTTGATATGCAAACCGCAGCAGCTAAAATTATTGGTAAAAAAATGGCACCGATTTTAGCCAAAAACAGCATGTTGTTTACTACAATTGTCACAATTCTAGAGGAAGGAGTAAAAGAAGGTGGTAATGCAAAAAACCCAGAATTGGCGGTTGCACAACATCTAAATATTACCATAGAAAAAGCCAAAACTATATTAACCTACCTACTAGCAGGTATTACACAAACTACGGTCTAA
- a CDS encoding phospholipase D family protein, giving the protein MSTFLTGDSLNNAIDGIITNAKKFIIITSPYIKLDDHFKERFNLIKNDPSIYLQILFGKNEDNFYRSMKSEDLEYFKSFPNVSIIYEPRLHAKSYINESDGIITSMNLYDYSAENNVEYGVAFSKLALTEKVYQEHKDHHFFLLEESAHCIYIKRPVFKKALLGLSKNYLRSEVLLDLFETFDPSNKEYERVVYQDIDVISLDDKDVVPVLKTRSQKRLERDPELVSETRIKNENVDFKPYNQKVGYCIRTGEEISYNPERPFSYNAYRTWVQFENYDFPENYCHKTGKTSNGKTSMANPILY; this is encoded by the coding sequence ATGAGTACATTTTTAACAGGAGACAGCCTTAACAACGCTATTGATGGTATTATAACAAATGCGAAAAAGTTTATTATTATTACGTCACCATACATAAAGCTAGACGATCATTTTAAAGAACGGTTTAATTTAATTAAAAATGATCCCTCTATTTATCTTCAAATCTTATTTGGTAAAAATGAAGATAATTTTTACCGTAGTATGAAAAGTGAAGACTTAGAGTATTTTAAATCTTTTCCAAACGTATCCATTATTTACGAGCCAAGACTTCATGCAAAAAGTTACATTAATGAGTCTGATGGTATTATTACTTCAATGAATTTATATGATTACTCTGCTGAAAATAACGTAGAATATGGAGTGGCTTTCTCTAAATTAGCGTTAACCGAAAAAGTGTATCAAGAACATAAAGACCATCATTTTTTTCTATTAGAAGAAAGCGCTCATTGTATATATATAAAGCGTCCTGTATTTAAAAAGGCATTGTTAGGTTTAAGCAAAAATTATCTAAGGTCAGAAGTTTTATTAGATCTATTTGAAACTTTCGATCCAAGTAATAAAGAATATGAGCGTGTTGTTTATCAAGATATAGATGTTATTAGCTTAGATGATAAAGATGTAGTTCCTGTATTGAAAACTAGATCACAAAAGAGGTTGGAAAGAGATCCTGAATTGGTTTCTGAAACTAGAATAAAGAATGAAAACGTGGATTTTAAACCTTATAATCAAAAAGTGGGTTATTGTATAAGAACTGGCGAAGAGATTTCTTATAACCCAGAGCGACCATTTTCATATAATGCTTATAGAACATGGGTTCAGTTTGAAAATTATGATTTTCCTGAAAATTATTGTCATAAAACAGGAAAGACTTCAAATGGTAAAACCAGTATGGCTAATCCTATTTTATATTAA
- a CDS encoding type I restriction endonuclease subunit R — MTTEATIEQATIDWLSDLGYTHQLGTDLAQNHKEVVLKDQLLVFIEQQYPHIPKEIQQFAVAEFTNNVGADLEHRNRTFHLKCTKGIEFAYEDANGHEKAVHIYPIDFSNANKNSFLAVNQFSITGKNKRRPDIIIYINGLPLVLFELKNWYDENTNIKEAYNQIQHYKKDISLLFEYNAVTIISDGNEAQHGMFSSGMEWFSAWKSINGIDTVQDDDFQMHTLLFGVFPKERLLNYIKNFIFHEDHNGTLIKKGAKYHQFFGVNFAVEAAKKSVRPFGDGRIGVIWHTQGSGKSISMAMYTGILRSLPELKNPTIVVQVDRSDLDLQLYENFVLAKDLVGDVQHAETTEDLRTLLSAGAGGVIFTTIEKFRLKQTTDEALGELEHPVLSERENIIVMADEAHRTQYGLLDGFASNLRKALPQASFIGFTGTPVDSKDADTQEVFGSVIHTYDIKQAVDDNATVNIFYEPRLAKLHLWNENIDNDVDAVTEGNEDSDNLKWAAIEDAAGSKDRVNKIAKDILTHFINRTNTLKGKAMVVSMSRRNCVKIYDALTALEDCPEVAVVMTGNISKDPIAWNEHIRTKDATEGLKKRFRKEDDPLQIVIVRDMWLTGFDAPCVHTMYVDKIMKGHNLMQAITRTNRVFKDKRNGVIVDYIGIGDNLKTATNKYTGSGGHGQPTIDMEQALELFFNQVEVCKAMLPDTIEYSEWKRLRDADKVLLVKQGLNAIIKYDEDAENFMKAEKTLSSLLSIVKSQPQIQEYAIDVLFIQHVSKAVRNAKSVKSSRSEQQEKIKDLISQSIDSEDIVDVFAMAGIEKPDISILDETFLLGAKQEKDSHALKIELIKNILKDEIKLRLHKNIKKYTSLREEIEKVIDRYHNNALDSYATIAELIERAKDLQNDDKRTEELGLSEEELAFYDILAAKQDIIKEEGLVKDIVHAVVKAVKRNLQLDWTKKENAKAGIRLAVKKELRGKVSITKLNDILAEIMEQAEGQFSDWSA; from the coding sequence ATGACCACAGAAGCCACCATAGAACAAGCCACCATAGACTGGTTATCCGATTTAGGATATACGCACCAATTGGGCACAGACTTAGCACAAAACCATAAAGAAGTTGTGCTAAAGGACCAGTTGCTGGTCTTTATAGAGCAGCAGTATCCGCATATTCCTAAAGAGATTCAACAGTTTGCAGTGGCAGAGTTTACCAATAATGTGGGTGCAGACCTAGAGCATCGCAACCGTACCTTCCATTTAAAATGTACCAAAGGCATTGAGTTTGCTTATGAAGATGCAAACGGCCATGAAAAAGCGGTGCATATCTATCCTATAGATTTTTCAAACGCTAATAAGAATAGCTTTTTAGCTGTCAACCAGTTTAGCATCACTGGCAAAAACAAACGGCGTCCAGATATCATTATTTATATCAACGGTTTGCCTTTGGTACTGTTTGAACTCAAAAACTGGTATGATGAAAATACCAACATTAAAGAAGCATACAACCAGATTCAGCATTATAAAAAGGATATTTCTTTGTTATTCGAGTACAACGCGGTAACCATTATCAGCGATGGTAACGAAGCCCAACATGGTATGTTTAGTTCGGGTATGGAGTGGTTTTCAGCTTGGAAAAGCATTAATGGCATAGACACAGTACAAGACGATGATTTCCAAATGCACACGCTCTTGTTTGGGGTGTTTCCAAAAGAGCGGTTGTTGAACTATATTAAAAATTTCATCTTTCACGAAGATCATAATGGCACACTTATCAAAAAAGGAGCCAAGTACCATCAGTTTTTCGGAGTTAACTTTGCTGTAGAAGCGGCTAAAAAATCGGTACGTCCTTTTGGTGATGGGCGTATTGGTGTCATTTGGCACACGCAAGGGTCTGGTAAAAGCATCTCTATGGCAATGTATACAGGGATTTTGCGGAGTTTGCCAGAGTTAAAGAACCCAACCATCGTCGTGCAAGTGGATCGTAGTGATTTAGATTTACAATTGTATGAAAACTTTGTTCTTGCCAAAGATTTGGTAGGCGATGTGCAGCATGCAGAAACTACAGAAGATTTACGCACCCTATTAAGTGCAGGAGCTGGTGGTGTTATTTTTACCACCATAGAGAAGTTTCGTTTAAAGCAAACCACAGACGAAGCGCTTGGTGAATTAGAACATCCTGTATTGTCCGAGCGTGAGAATATTATCGTTATGGCAGACGAAGCGCATCGCACCCAATACGGCTTGTTAGATGGTTTTGCCTCTAACTTGCGCAAAGCCTTACCTCAGGCGTCCTTTATTGGGTTTACGGGAACACCTGTAGATTCTAAAGATGCCGATACCCAAGAAGTGTTTGGGTCTGTCATTCATACCTATGATATTAAACAAGCGGTTGACGATAATGCGACCGTCAATATTTTTTACGAACCACGCTTGGCAAAACTGCATCTGTGGAATGAAAATATTGATAATGATGTTGACGCAGTCACAGAAGGTAATGAAGATAGCGACAATTTAAAATGGGCAGCTATTGAAGATGCGGCAGGAAGCAAAGACCGTGTCAATAAAATAGCGAAAGACATTTTAACGCATTTTATCAACCGTACCAATACCTTGAAAGGAAAAGCCATGGTGGTCTCTATGAGCAGACGTAATTGCGTAAAAATATATGATGCCTTAACCGCTTTAGAAGATTGTCCTGAAGTGGCTGTAGTGATGACGGGTAATATCTCAAAAGACCCTATTGCTTGGAACGAGCATATCAGAACAAAAGATGCCACCGAAGGCTTAAAAAAACGCTTCAGAAAAGAAGACGATCCCTTACAAATTGTGATCGTTAGAGATATGTGGCTCACGGGTTTTGATGCGCCTTGTGTACATACCATGTATGTCGATAAGATTATGAAAGGACATAACCTAATGCAAGCCATTACCAGAACCAATCGTGTGTTTAAGGATAAGAGAAATGGCGTTATTGTAGATTATATTGGTATTGGCGATAATTTAAAAACAGCCACTAATAAATACACAGGAAGCGGAGGTCATGGGCAACCTACCATAGATATGGAGCAAGCCTTAGAACTGTTTTTCAATCAGGTTGAGGTATGCAAAGCCATGCTTCCAGATACCATTGAGTATTCCGAATGGAAACGTTTACGTGATGCCGATAAAGTCTTATTGGTTAAGCAAGGCTTAAATGCCATAATTAAGTACGATGAAGATGCAGAAAACTTCATGAAAGCCGAAAAAACCTTGTCCAGCTTGTTATCCATTGTTAAAAGTCAGCCACAAATTCAAGAATATGCTATAGATGTCTTGTTTATACAACATGTCTCAAAAGCCGTACGTAATGCCAAATCGGTAAAGTCAAGTAGAAGTGAGCAACAGGAAAAAATTAAGGATTTAATCAGTCAGAGTATAGATTCAGAAGATATTGTGGATGTGTTCGCCATGGCAGGTATTGAAAAACCAGACATATCAATTTTGGACGAAACCTTTTTATTAGGCGCTAAGCAAGAAAAAGATAGTCATGCCCTAAAAATAGAATTGATTAAAAACATTTTAAAAGACGAAATCAAATTACGACTTCATAAGAACATTAAAAAGTACACTTCGCTAAGAGAAGAAATTGAAAAGGTAATAGACCGTTACCATAACAATGCCTTAGATAGTTACGCCACCATTGCCGAATTGATAGAACGCGCCAAAGACTTACAAAATGATGACAAACGTACCGAAGAATTAGGCTTAAGCGAAGAAGAATTGGCGTTTTATGATATCCTAGCCGCCAAACAAGATATTATCAAAGAAGAAGGTCTAGTCAAAGACATTGTACATGCCGTTGTAAAAGCTGTGAAAAGGAACTTGCAACTCGACTGGACAAAGAAAGAAAATGCAAAAGCAGGCATTCGTTTAGCGGTTAAAAAAGAACTAAGAGGAAAAGTGTCCATAACAAAACTCAACGATATCCTAGCGGAAATTATGGAACAAGCTGAGGGGCAGTTTAGTGACTGGAGTGCTTAA
- a CDS encoding restriction endonuclease subunit S: MSKNWKTYKLSEVTTKIGSGATPRGGKEAYKDSGTSLIRSQNILDFKFTTDGLAFIDDTQASKLNNVTIEENDVLLNITGDSVARVCSVPKEFLPARVNQHVAILRADNESLDSNYLKYSLLEISYKNLLLTLASAGATRNALTKSMIEDFELFLPSISEQKAIANILSAIDDKIENNLAINNTLEDMAMALYKHWFVDFGPFQDGAFVESELELIPEGWEVKRVKDFGTVVCGKTPLKKKPEYYEYDDYPFIKIPDMHGNVWVLNTNEYISEKGNESQIKKLLPAESINVSCIATVGLVTMNINPSHTNQQINSIVPSNIEFRYYLYLTMINLKETFLNEASGGSATLNMNTSTFSNVELINPNHEVISNFHKDVSPLFDNIKNNQIENETLTKLRDTLLPKLISGEVRLKEFQEQVENII; encoded by the coding sequence ATGTCCAAAAACTGGAAAACATATAAACTCTCTGAAGTTACAACCAAAATAGGAAGCGGAGCAACACCGAGAGGAGGAAAAGAGGCTTATAAAGATTCAGGAACTTCTTTAATCAGAAGTCAAAATATTTTGGACTTCAAATTTACAACAGATGGTCTTGCTTTTATTGATGATACACAGGCTTCAAAACTAAACAATGTTACAATCGAGGAAAACGATGTGCTTTTAAATATCACTGGTGACTCTGTTGCAAGGGTTTGTTCAGTTCCTAAGGAGTTTTTACCTGCCAGAGTTAACCAACATGTTGCCATATTAAGAGCAGATAATGAGTCGTTAGACAGTAATTATTTGAAATATTCATTGCTAGAAATTTCTTACAAAAATTTACTACTGACATTAGCAAGTGCTGGCGCAACAAGAAATGCATTAACAAAATCCATGATAGAAGATTTTGAATTGTTTTTGCCATCTATCTCAGAACAAAAAGCCATAGCCAACATCCTCTCAGCCATAGACGACAAAATAGAAAATAACCTAGCCATCAACAACACCTTAGAAGACATGGCGATGGCACTTTACAAACATTGGTTTGTAGATTTTGGACCTTTTCAAGATGGTGCCTTTGTAGAGAGTGAACTTGAGTTAATCCCTGAGGGATGGGAGGTGAAACGAGTTAAAGATTTTGGTACTGTAGTTTGTGGTAAAACACCATTAAAAAAGAAACCGGAATATTATGAATATGATGATTATCCATTTATAAAAATCCCTGATATGCATGGTAATGTTTGGGTATTAAATACAAATGAATATATATCAGAAAAAGGAAACGAATCACAGATAAAAAAACTATTACCTGCCGAAAGTATAAATGTTAGTTGTATTGCTACCGTTGGTTTGGTGACAATGAATATTAATCCATCTCACACAAATCAACAGATAAACTCTATTGTGCCAAGTAATATAGAGTTTAGATATTATTTGTATTTAACAATGATTAATTTGAAAGAAACTTTTCTAAATGAAGCTAGTGGAGGTTCGGCAACATTAAATATGAATACCTCGACTTTTTCAAACGTTGAATTAATTAATCCAAATCATGAAGTCATCTCTAACTTTCATAAGGATGTATCACCCTTATTTGATAATATTAAAAACAATCAAATAGAAAATGAAACCTTAACCAAGCTTCGCGACACTCTATTACCAAAACTAATCAGTGGAGAAGTGCGTTTAAAGGAATTTCAAGAACAAGTAGAAAATATAATTTAA
- a CDS encoding type IV toxin-antitoxin system AbiEi family antitoxin, protein MDFVYIIEWFDKLDFKIDVIYQNYDKEKGESVYLLNDEPVYIETKNEVRPQNINIFEKSRSKNLPVLVASKYITPKSKKIFREKHINYIDSFGNAYIDLKNLKVYIEQGNAKPYNSEYSNIFTQSGGQILFHLLKNPELINETQRHLAHISDVSLGSVSKFLKGLFDEGYSVKWKNEQKYQLVNKEALLEKWIVILNEKILPAHKIGNFTFSKTNNENWKNQLMYPNVLWSGEPAAALVTEYLNPEKFSMFTRLPKSEIIKDLKLLPDPKGEISIYKPFWLENNTMDRLINYMNNQNAVHPLIIYAQLIYSGNSRNIETAQLIYDEHIKPNI, encoded by the coding sequence ATGGATTTTGTATATATTATAGAATGGTTTGACAAATTAGATTTTAAAATAGATGTTATATATCAAAATTATGACAAAGAAAAAGGTGAAAGCGTCTATTTACTTAATGATGAACCTGTATATATTGAAACTAAAAACGAAGTGAGACCACAAAACATAAATATATTTGAAAAAAGCAGAAGTAAAAACCTTCCCGTTTTAGTGGCCTCAAAATATATTACACCAAAATCAAAAAAAATATTTAGAGAAAAGCATATAAATTATATCGATAGTTTCGGAAATGCCTATATAGATTTAAAAAATCTAAAAGTTTATATAGAACAAGGAAATGCTAAGCCATATAACAGTGAATACTCAAACATATTCACACAATCTGGTGGACAAATATTATTTCACTTACTTAAAAACCCAGAGTTAATTAATGAAACGCAAAGGCATTTAGCACATATCAGTGATGTGTCTTTAGGTAGCGTCAGTAAGTTTTTAAAAGGTTTATTTGATGAAGGTTACAGTGTAAAATGGAAAAACGAGCAAAAATACCAGTTGGTAAATAAAGAAGCATTATTAGAAAAGTGGATTGTAATACTTAATGAAAAAATACTGCCTGCTCATAAAATAGGCAATTTTACGTTTTCTAAAACAAATAATGAAAATTGGAAAAACCAATTGATGTATCCCAATGTATTGTGGAGTGGTGAGCCTGCAGCAGCGCTAGTAACAGAGTATTTAAATCCAGAAAAGTTTTCAATGTTTACACGTTTGCCCAAATCAGAAATTATCAAAGACTTAAAACTATTGCCTGACCCAAAGGGTGAGATAAGTATATACAAACCTTTTTGGTTAGAAAACAACACAATGGATCGTCTAATTAATTATATGAATAACCAAAACGCAGTTCACCCATTAATTATATACGCACAATTAATTTATAGCGGAAACAGCCGAAATATAGAAACAGCGCAATTAATTTATGATGAGCACATCAAACCAAACATATAA
- a CDS encoding SIR2 family protein produces the protein MTEELRLDYDAFLRSFKRNTDVPHSILLGAGASISSGIQSAYDCIWEWKKDIYLSKNINASDYYKNYKEDSVRKSIQKWLDSQGEYPELDSNEEYSFFAEKAYPISDDRRKYFLSLIENKEPYIGYKLLCLLAEHNIIKSVWTTNFDGLIVRSAHQNKLTPIEINLDNVDRIYRNQSNKELLAIALHGDYKFSSLKNTVEELDSQNEVFIENLSNYHLDKNLIITGYSGRDKSLMDALTKAFTRKGAGRLYWCGYGSEISDEVARLLRTVRDSGREAHYVTTDGFDKTIIHLAKSAFEDNDSLSQEIQNALESSENEEYLKTEFHLNFSNTGKYIKSNLHPVVFPKEIFQFEIDYKDEKPWSFLKTICQANNICAVPFKRKVFAIGTLTDISKAFNGLLKSDIKRESISKFDVENVSAFKSLMLQAILKHFANDKRISTNNKNKIWLTSNESEYKSIKIHKALFLSFYFDKNKSFGYLTFTPTINLTSDQEISKTDKLTISKYNLEKLYNNKYDEILENWNKLLFNKPRIKFEYPLQSGSGLEFQISSSTAFGEINVLDPKFRGYAPKEYDNRQTQFKGVQFLEPQLVFRNISSDMEFKDYHPMRGLVNNRPYDVNLNGLILSNEINLSVICGGKYSNKFYAFLSQLQTKHSTDNINPDYLIDYPGFSSIYNIPLNIPYFENDGSWLDIDFRGENELEAHENAIKLARLITSKIEQIANTQSQSTIVIFIPNEWQNFESFVNKEESFDLHDYVKAFAASKGIATQLIREKTLEDNLTCQINWWLSLSFYVKSLRTPWILNNQEKNTAYAGIGYSISKIKDKSEIVIGCSHIYDSNGQGLKYKLSKIDNYFLDKQNNPFLSFKDAFQFGVSIRELFYESLDKLPERVVIHKRTKFTQDEIDGIKASLHKAGIKKIDLIEISFEPDARFVAMSVYNKELQVDKFPISRGTCIVTNKHTALLWTHGIVPSVRQPNYKFYLGGRSIPAPVKITKHYGESNIDLISTEILSLTKMNWNSLDLYSKLPSTIDSSNKIARIGKLLSRFEGRTYDYRLFI, from the coding sequence ATGACAGAAGAATTAAGACTAGATTATGATGCTTTTTTAAGGTCTTTTAAAAGAAATACTGATGTTCCTCATTCAATCTTGTTAGGAGCTGGTGCTTCAATAAGTTCAGGAATTCAATCTGCATATGACTGTATTTGGGAATGGAAAAAAGACATTTATCTCTCTAAGAATATAAACGCATCTGATTATTATAAAAATTACAAAGAGGATTCTGTTAGAAAAAGCATACAAAAATGGCTGGATAGTCAAGGAGAATATCCTGAATTAGACTCTAATGAAGAATATTCCTTTTTTGCAGAAAAGGCATATCCAATTAGTGATGATAGAAGAAAATACTTTTTAAGTCTAATAGAAAATAAAGAGCCCTATATTGGATATAAACTATTATGCTTACTTGCAGAGCATAATATCATCAAGTCTGTTTGGACTACTAATTTTGACGGACTTATTGTTCGTTCAGCTCATCAGAACAAGCTGACACCAATAGAAATAAATCTAGATAATGTAGACAGAATCTATCGGAATCAAAGCAATAAAGAACTTCTTGCAATCGCTCTTCACGGTGATTATAAATTCAGTTCATTAAAAAACACAGTAGAAGAGTTAGATTCACAAAATGAAGTGTTTATTGAAAATCTATCTAATTATCATCTAGATAAAAATTTGATAATTACTGGTTATAGTGGAAGAGATAAATCTTTAATGGACGCATTAACAAAAGCTTTTACTCGAAAAGGGGCTGGAAGATTGTATTGGTGTGGTTATGGAAGTGAAATATCGGACGAAGTAGCTAGGTTGCTTAGAACTGTTCGAGATTCTGGAAGAGAAGCTCATTACGTAACAACAGACGGATTTGATAAGACTATAATTCATTTAGCTAAATCAGCATTTGAGGATAATGATTCTCTTTCACAAGAAATTCAAAATGCACTTGAAAGCTCAGAAAATGAAGAGTATTTAAAAACAGAGTTTCATTTAAATTTTTCAAATACAGGGAAATATATTAAAAGTAATTTACACCCTGTTGTTTTTCCAAAAGAGATATTTCAATTTGAAATTGACTATAAGGATGAAAAACCTTGGAGTTTTTTAAAAACCATTTGCCAAGCAAATAATATTTGTGCAGTTCCCTTTAAAAGAAAAGTATTTGCAATTGGAACACTAACCGATATTTCAAAGGCATTTAATGGTCTTTTAAAAAGTGATATTAAAAGAGAATCTATAAGTAAGTTTGATGTAGAAAATGTATCAGCTTTCAAGTCTTTAATGCTGCAAGCAATTTTGAAACATTTTGCCAATGACAAAAGAATTTCCACCAATAATAAAAATAAAATATGGTTGACTTCAAATGAAAGTGAATATAAAAGCATCAAAATTCATAAAGCGTTATTTCTTTCATTTTACTTTGATAAAAACAAAAGCTTTGGCTACTTAACTTTTACACCAACAATAAACTTAACCTCTGACCAAGAAATTTCAAAAACAGACAAACTAACTATTAGTAAATACAACTTAGAGAAATTATATAACAATAAGTATGACGAAATATTAGAAAACTGGAATAAGCTTTTATTTAATAAACCTAGAATAAAATTTGAATATCCGCTTCAATCTGGTAGTGGTCTTGAATTTCAAATATCTTCAAGTACAGCGTTTGGAGAAATAAATGTTCTAGACCCTAAATTTAGAGGTTACGCACCAAAAGAATACGATAATAGACAAACTCAATTTAAAGGTGTTCAATTTTTAGAACCACAACTTGTTTTCCGTAACATTTCATCAGATATGGAGTTCAAAGATTACCATCCAATGAGAGGTTTAGTAAATAATCGTCCTTATGATGTTAATCTAAATGGATTAATCTTATCTAATGAAATAAACTTATCTGTTATTTGTGGAGGAAAATATTCAAATAAGTTTTATGCCTTTCTTTCCCAACTACAAACAAAACACTCAACTGACAATATAAACCCTGATTACTTAATAGATTACCCAGGCTTTTCATCAATTTATAATATTCCCTTAAACATTCCATACTTTGAGAATGATGGAAGTTGGTTGGATATTGATTTTAGAGGTGAAAATGAACTTGAAGCACACGAAAATGCAATTAAACTCGCTAGACTTATAACTTCAAAAATTGAACAAATAGCGAATACCCAAAGTCAAAGTACAATCGTTATTTTTATTCCAAACGAATGGCAAAATTTTGAAAGTTTTGTAAACAAAGAAGAAAGTTTTGACTTACACGATTATGTAAAAGCATTTGCTGCTTCAAAAGGAATTGCGACACAATTAATTAGAGAGAAAACATTAGAAGACAATTTAACTTGTCAGATTAATTGGTGGTTATCATTATCATTTTATGTGAAATCTTTAAGAACACCTTGGATTTTAAATAATCAGGAAAAAAACACAGCATATGCTGGAATTGGGTATAGTATTTCAAAAATAAAAGATAAATCAGAAATTGTTATTGGTTGTAGTCACATTTATGATTCAAACGGTCAGGGTTTAAAATATAAGTTATCTAAAATCGACAACTATTTCCTTGATAAGCAAAACAATCCTTTTTTATCATTTAAAGATGCTTTTCAATTTGGAGTTTCAATTAGAGAGCTGTTTTACGAATCACTAGATAAACTTCCTGAAAGAGTAGTTATACACAAAAGAACAAAGTTTACACAAGATGAAATAGACGGAATTAAAGCTAGTTTACATAAGGCTGGAATCAAAAAAATAGACCTTATTGAAATCAGTTTTGAACCTGATGCACGTTTTGTGGCAATGAGCGTATATAATAAAGAATTACAAGTAGATAAGTTTCCCATTTCAAGAGGAACCTGTATTGTAACGAATAAACACACTGCCCTATTATGGACTCACGGAATTGTGCCTTCTGTTCGACAACCGAATTATAAATTCTACTTAGGCGGTAGAAGTATCCCAGCACCAGTAAAAATAACTAAGCATTACGGAGAATCTAATATTGACTTAATTTCAACAGAAATTTTAAGCTTAACTAAAATGAATTGGAATTCATTGGATTTATACTCAAAGCTTCCTTCAACTATCGACTCATCAAATAAGATTGCGAGAATTGGAAAATTACTTTCAAGATTTGAAGGTAGAACATATGATTACAGATTATTTATATAA